In the Vicugna pacos chromosome 24, VicPac4, whole genome shotgun sequence genome, one interval contains:
- the CELF4 gene encoding CUGBP Elav-like family member 4 encodes MPGASSSLVVKFADTDKERTMRRMQQMAGQMGMFNPMAIPFGAYGAYAQALMQQQAALMASVAQGGYLNPMAAFAAAQMQQMAALNMNGLAAAPMTPTSGGSTPPGITAPAVPSIPSPIGVNGFTGLPPQANGQPAAEAVFANGIHPYPAQSPTAADPLQQAYAGVQQYAGPAAYPAAYGQISQAFPQPPPMIPQQQREGPEGCNLFIYHLPQEFGDAELMQMFLPFGFVSFDNPASAQTAIQAMNGFQIGMKRLKVQLKRPKDANRPY; translated from the exons ATGCCG GGAGCTTCATCCAGTCTGGTGGTCAAGTTCGCCGACACTGACAAGGAGCGCACAATGCGGCGAATGCAGCAGATGGCTGGCCAGATGGGCATGTTCAACCCCATGGCCATCCCGTTTGGAGCCTACGGCGCCTACGCACAGGCA CTGATGCAGCAGCAAGCGGCACTGATGGCATCGGTCGCGCAGGGTGGCTACCTGAACCCCATGGCTGCCTTTGCCGCCGCCCAGATGCAGCAGATGGCTGCCCTCAACATGAACGGCCTGGCGGCCGCACCCATGACCCCAACCTCAG GTGGCAGCACCCCTCCGGGCATCACTGCACCAGCCGTGCCTAGCATCCCATCCCCCATTGGGGTGAACGGCTTCACTGGCCTCCCCCCGCAGGCTAATGGACAACCTGCTGCAGAAGCTGTGTTTGCCAATGGCATCCACCCCTACCCAG CGCAGAGCCCCACCGCCGCGGACCCCCTGCAGCAGGCCTACGCTGGAGTGCAGCAGTATGCAGGTC CAGCCGCCTACCCTGCTGCCTATGGTCAGATAAGCCAGGCCTTTCCTCAGCCACCTCCAATGATCCCCCAGCAACAGAGAGAAG GGCCCGAGGGCTGTAACCTGTTCATCTACCATCTGCCCCAGGAGTTTGGGGACGCTGAGCTGATGCAGATGTTCCTCCCTTTCG GCTTCGTGAGCTTCGACAACCCGGCCAGCGCGCAGACCGCCATCCAGGCCATGAACGGCTTCCAGATCGGCATGAAGAGGCTCAAGGTGCAGCTGAAGCGGCCCAAAGACGCCAATCGCCCGTACTGA